A segment of the Salvia splendens isolate huo1 unplaced genomic scaffold, SspV2 ctg777, whole genome shotgun sequence genome:
agtattcgAATTGAATCTGACTTTGGAACTCTTAAATCTTATATGAAGAGGTTTATATATGAACTTCATGAAAACTAGGTATTTATTGAAAAGGTATTATGCATGCACTGACATGGGTTCTTCTCTACCAGGCATCTGTCTCTTATATGCATAATCAGAACTGGGCACTTGCTGTTGCCAAAGTTTCTATTTCATTCTGGCAGATTCAACAACTTCTAAGGTTTCTCACACCTCTGAGCAGGTGTGGGGTGATAACGAGAGTGTGATTTTTGTATGTGTTTTGAGGAGATCTAGATCATCCCATGTTTGGAGATTGTGCCGCATCTCTGAGGGTTTATCCGTTGATTATGGCTAAGGTTGGCTTTATCAATTCAAAAAGTATTTGCTGCTGCGTGTGATTTGTTCTCGGTAGTTGTTCTTGAGTGTTTTTAGGAGAATAAGAGTACTTAATTTCGAGTTATCTTCAGTTTTTCAATAAGAGAAATCAGATGTGAATGaattgtcaatctccgaaggaTGGTCAGATTTTCATGCTTCCAAGCTCAGTCTCCCAACATAAGGTTGTGCATTGTCCATATAAGTATCTTGTCATTATTgggttattatttatattttcatacatGCTACTTTTATCTAATTTTTTCTGTTCTTTTCCATGAACAGAAAACGGTTCCACAATCTAGTGAAGCAATGCGCAAAACTCTGGAAGATTCACCACCAAAGCAGGCTTTACGGAATTCTTCTGATTTAAATACAGGAAATAAGCCTTGCCTGAAAGAGGAGAAACACACAGTCGATTATTTTGCTGATCATGTGACTGACTACTCTCCAACCGAACATGACTGTGGATCTGAGGAAATGAATGGCAAAGACAGTACTGAAAGTGATACTAAGATTCATAAGAACACACAAATTAGAAAGTGCCAATCTGTGGGAAACGGATTAAATTGGGAAGAGCAAACCTCGGCTGCTGATGGCTCAGAGGAAGAAACAGAGCAGAAAATTTCATTTGATGGATCTGGAGATCATAGTAGGACAGAGTTGCCAGAAAGCAGTGATAATAATGGACCCAGCCTCTCAGATCAATATCCAGATCCGTTGCTATCTGATTCTGTTCAAGTTGGTTCTGATGCTAAACATATGTCTATATATTCAACTGGAGATGGAGAACAACTTCTAGAAGAAGGTAACGGGAAATATGATAATGCTGTATCAGGTGAGCATGGTTCTGATGATGTTACACCACACAGTGGACACTTTATAGTAAAATCACGTTCTTTACCTAGGTTGGGTTCCCCCAAGCAATACTCTCCATCCTCTATAGTGCGCCCTAGATCTGCTGAGGATTTGATTACTCTAGATTATAGGAAGAAAGGGATGGATGGAGTTGGAAGGCAAGTGCCATATCAAGAAAGACATGATGCAGTGCATAATGATGACAATATAGGTGAAAATCCTGCTGATGAAACAGATGAGAATTATAATTATGAAGGTTCAGCAAAAGACTGGATAATACCTAATGTGCAGAAAGATGCAAAAGGAGACACTTCTTTTGATAATTGGGACAAATTACCCGCTAAGGACTTCCAGATAAAGCGAATTGAGAATTGGGTCATCAACGTTCAGCACTGTGGCCCACCAGAAGAATCTAATGAGTCTGATCCAAGCTATGATCAAGAGACACCCAAAGCCAATCCCTTATTGGAGGATCCCACCACTTCAAAGGTGGAAGTCAAGGTCAACCCTGGAATGGAAGCAGCAAAAAGATACATCTCTTCTATGAACGTGTCATCTACATCAGCTCAGCTGAGTAACCTTGGGTTACAAGTGATCCCCTTTCTGAGTGCTTTTGGGAGCCTCAAAACCCTTAATCTGTCTGGAAATGCTATAGGTTTGTTCTCTGT
Coding sequences within it:
- the LOC121791320 gene encoding uncharacterized protein LOC121791320 produces the protein MRKTLEDSPPKQALRNSSDLNTGNKPCLKEEKHTVDYFADHVTDYSPTEHDCGSEEMNGKDSTESDTKIHKNTQIRKCQSVGNGLNWEEQTSAADGSEEETEQKISFDGSGDHSRTELPESSDNNGPSLSDQYPDPLLSDSVQVGSDAKHMSIYSTGDGEQLLEEGNGKYDNAVSGEHGSDDVTPHSGHFIVKSRSLPRLGSPKQYSPSSIVRPRSAEDLITLDYRKKGMDGVGRQVPYQERHDAVHNDDNIGENPADETDENYNYEGSAKDWIIPNVQKDAKGDTSFDNWDKLPAKDFQIKRIENWVINVQHCGPPEESNESDPSYDQETPKANPLLEDPTTSKVEVKVNPGMEAAKRYISSMNVSSTSAQLSNLGLQVIPFLSAFGSLKTLNLSGNAIVRIAAGTLPRGLHVLNLSKNSISTIEGLRDLTRLRVLDLSYNRILRIGHGLGACSSIKELYLAGNKISEVEGLHRLLKLNVLDLRFNKISTTKCLGQLAANYNSLHALSLEGNPAQKNVGDEQLKKHVLSLLPNLTYYNRQSIKVGTTKDAADRSARLSSHQIDRGHRLESKTARKGMASQKGASTSSHSRKVQAGVSPKPTRSRHMRLPPSGMKTAGMGHQLDFSSKVPSLRSDFSFPRSRSEGNLGVL